A single region of the Salvia splendens isolate huo1 chromosome 18, SspV2, whole genome shotgun sequence genome encodes:
- the LOC121777888 gene encoding uncharacterized protein LOC121777888 translates to MEFYGYNGDDRYWSAPHQGFEPAPHYPSPYDPGEYYSTPFDYSVSTYPDPISYAPPSYDYYHYSVYQPETNYSCYEQPPPYSHTSFTISHSNVEFSIPEFEEYDPTPYGGGYDQAMTYGKPLPPSDRICYPRSLPQSDAPVNFSFDSIPSPYGKDQDVTPTIPSEPADTKPETGKIIDDDGKGSEPVDVMIPIVEQSDVIPTFEESDVIPIAEYPNYGSQIPYGSGLEGVDLCEGLFGYWPCLAKKAQAAQHQRNCCHACDQDRRIEPWESAADYLFGSPVPYGHDNYHQSLYQSDQISWLQ, encoded by the coding sequence ATGGAGTTTTACGGCTACAACGGCGATGATCGCTACTGGAGTGCTCCCCACCAAGGTTTCGAACCCGCACCCCACTATCCCTCTCCATACGATCCCGGTGAGTATTACTCAACCCCGTTTGACTACTCTGTATCTACTTATCCCGATCCGATTAGTTATGCTCCTCCGTCTTACGATTACTACCACTACTCTGTATATCAACCGGAGACGAACTATAGTTGTTACGAACAGCCCCCTCCCTATTCCCACACCAGTTTTACAATATCACACTCTAATGTGGAGTTCAGTATACCCGAATTCGAAGAGTATGACCCCACTCCCTATGGTGGAGGTTATGATCAGGCCATGACATACGGAAAGCCTCTTCCTCCTTCCGATCGCATCTGTTATCCTCGCTCCCTCCCCCAATCGGATGCCCCGGTGAATTTCTCTTTCGATTCGATCCCTTCGCCCTATGGGAAAGACCAAGATGTTACCCCAACTATCCCTAGCGAACCGGCAGATACCAAACCCGAAACAGGTAAGATTATCGATGATGATGGGAAGGGCAGTGAGCCGGTCGATGTGATGATCCCTATTGTTGAGCAAAGTGATGTGATCCCTACTTTTGAGGAAAGTGATGTGATCCCTATTGCTGAGTATCCCAATTATGGCTCTCAAATTCCATATGGGTCTGGATTGGAAGGTGTTGATTTGTGTGAGGGTCTGTTTGGTTACTGGCCGTGCTTAGCTAAGAAGGCGCAGGCCGCGCAGCATCAGAGGAACTGCTGCCACGCCTGCGATCAGGATAGGCGTATCGAGCCGTGGGAGTCAGCCGCGGATTATCTTTTCGGTAGTCCTGTGCCGTATGGTCACGACAATTATCATCAGTCTCTCTACCAGTCGGATCAAATTTCTTGGCTTCAATAG
- the LOC121777603 gene encoding DAG protein, chloroplastic-like: MATLNLSSFSKTLNPISKTLIPKISHPSTLSVSFLPCARPYLTKSRSAALPAVRALTDGEYSAKRNSGGEERETILLPGCDYNHWLIVMEFPKDPAPTRDQMIDTYLNTLATILGSMEEAKKNMYAFSTTTYTGFQCTVSEETSEKFKGLPGVLWVLPDSYIDVKNKDYGGDKYVNGEIIPCQYPTYQPKQARSSKYKSKAYVRKRDGPPSEQRKPRQESTPESAS; this comes from the exons ATGGCAACTTTGAATCTCTCATCCTTCtccaaaaccctaaaccctatttCCAAAACCCTAATCCCCAAAATCTCACACCCCTCCACACTTTCCGTATCCTTCCTTCCTTGCGCTCGCCCGTATTTAACTAAATCAAGAAGTGCCGCTTTGCCGGCCGTGAGGGCTTTGACTGACGGCGAATACTCCGCCAAAAGGAATAGCGGCGGTGAGGAAAGGGAGACGATATTGCTACCGGGATGTGACTACAATCACTGGCTCATCGTCATGGAATTCCCCAAAGACCCTGCTCCCACCAGGGACCAGATGATTGACACTTACCTCAACACTCTCGCTACAATTCTCGGCAG TATGGAAGAAGCAAAGAAGAATATGTATGCCTTTAGTACCACAACTTACACTGGTTTTCAGTGCACTGTATCGGAAGAAACATCTGAGAAATTCAAGG GCCTACCTGGTGTTTTGTGGGTCTTGCCTGATTCATATATCGATGTTAAGAACAAGGACTATGGAG GGGATAAGTACGTAAATGGAGAGATCATTCCCTGCCAGTACCCAACTTATCAACCGAAGCAGGCTAGAAGTTCAAAATATAAGAGCAAAGCCTATGTAAGAAAGAGAGATGGCCCTCCTTCGGAACAAAGAAAACCCAGACAAGAATCAACACCGGAATCTGCTTCCTAA
- the LOC121776357 gene encoding uncharacterized protein LOC121776357: MLLLLKILILSLTTLGSASASIHDLLRSRGLPAGLFPKNGVKSYELSEDGLLEVFLERPCMARMEMRIWFESVVRANLSYGGLMGVEGLSQEELFLWLPVKDIIVYDPSSGLILFDIGLAHKQMSLSLFEEPPLCYPTYGMLDRGLGLEPRDE; the protein is encoded by the exons ATGCTGCTGTTGTTGAAAATTCTAATACTCAGTCTCACCACATTGGGCTCGGCCTCGGCCTCGATTCATGACCTGCTGAGGAGCCGGGGCCTCCCGGCCGGGCTTTTCCCAAAGAATGGGGTGAAGTCGTATGAATTGAGTGAAGATGGATTGTTGGAGGTGTTTTTGGAGAGGCCGTGCATGGCGAGGATGGAGATGAGGATTTGGTTCGAGAGCGTGGTGAGGGCGAACCTCAGCTACGGTGGGTTGATGGGAGTTGAGGGGTTGTCTCAAGAAGAGCTGTTTTTATGGCTTCCGGTGAAGGACATCATCGTGTACGATCCTTCCTCCGGCCTTATCTTGTTCGACATCGGCCTCGCTCACAAGCAGATGTCACTTTCTCTCTTTGAAGAGCCTCCTCTTTGCTATCCCACTT aTGGGATGCTGGACCGCGGCTTGGGTTTGGAGCCGAGAGATGAATAA